A portion of the Edaphobacter lichenicola genome contains these proteins:
- a CDS encoding UbiX family flavin prenyltransferase, which yields MPQPSNITLAVTGASGSIYAAEILRALAADARITKINFVASDSALRVFAEELNLSGRNNLAEKLLGGPCAKLQQHAEADIGANIASGSYPTDAMIVLPCSMGTLASIANGLAQNLIQRAADVCLKENRPLILCIRETPFNRIHIRNMQLASDAGATIFPAIPTLYNHPQSTQEMARNFVNRVLAHIGLPQPDAYQWQPD from the coding sequence GTGCCTCAACCCAGCAACATCACGTTAGCCGTAACCGGAGCCAGCGGCAGTATCTACGCCGCCGAGATCCTGCGCGCCCTCGCCGCCGACGCCCGCATCACCAAAATCAACTTCGTAGCCTCCGACAGCGCCCTCCGCGTCTTCGCCGAAGAGCTAAACCTAAGCGGCCGCAACAACCTCGCCGAAAAACTCCTCGGCGGGCCCTGTGCCAAGCTCCAGCAACACGCCGAAGCCGACATCGGCGCCAACATCGCCAGCGGCAGCTACCCCACCGACGCCATGATCGTACTTCCCTGCTCCATGGGCACCCTCGCGTCGATCGCAAACGGCCTGGCGCAAAACCTTATCCAACGCGCCGCCGACGTCTGCCTCAAGGAAAACCGCCCCCTCATCCTCTGCATCCGCGAAACGCCCTTCAATCGCATCCACATCCGCAACATGCAGTTGGCCTCAGACGCGGGAGCCACCATCTTTCCCGCCATCCCCACCCTCTACAACCACCCGCAAAGCACCCAAGAGATGGCTCGCAACTTCGTGAACCGCGTCCTCGCCCACATCGGCCTGCCCCAGCCCGACGCGTACCAGTGGCAACCCGACTAG